In the genome of Vicia villosa cultivar HV-30 ecotype Madison, WI linkage group LG7, Vvil1.0, whole genome shotgun sequence, one region contains:
- the LOC131615856 gene encoding rRNA (cytosine-C(5))-methyltransferase NOP2C — protein MKKGRDLFFLTTSRTLHKTPNSSNSNTLSNPIPTTTFHQTMQTSDHDSSPQRYSYNPTLNWNPQLHNYFTKAYGSDRFSRISSALTRPSRYSCIRVNTLRSNSDDVIEKLRLLVKKSSNADDCEDGDGAVNPLKCLDSDSDSGPVSKCRIPGLDYVVFVWGSGPHCVDYGNVAPKEVIVSRKCAEAVLRGAQVYVPGILACSAHVEKGDTIAVSVSVEQKGSDGSWSAGMTRGIVLQGSEADPYYLERNGLYIGQGTAMLSRAGMFRVTQGLGVDMKDRVYELHSFHNVLEGEIFLQNLPSIIAAHALDPQMGERILDMCAAPGGKTTAIAILMKDKGEVIATDRSHNKVLDIHKLAAELGLSCIKAFKLDALKSVSQRNDNDTFIDTCHNNATNDVKNQVPSNLQVERISPLVTESFKTETLEENGKGNKAHEGAYPSKAEIRKSMRKARNGPGRNQSVGGRVDSAKGFDPDSFDRVLLDAPCSALGLRPRLFAGEDTIESLRSHAKYQRRMFDQAVQLVRPGGVIVYSTCTINPGENEALVRYALDTYKYLSLAPQHPKIGGPGLVGSCEFPDGYVEEWLRPGEENLVQRFDPSAPLDTIGFFIAKFAVGSKDI, from the exons ATGAAGAAAGGGAGGGACTTGTTCTTCCTAACCACTTCCAGAACACTTCACAAAACACCAAACTCATCCAACTCCAACACTCTTTCCAATCCGATTCCCACCACCACATTTCACCAAACGATGCAAACTTCCGATCACGATTCATCCCCGCAACGATACTCCTACAACCCCACTCTCAACTGGAACCCTCAACTTCACAACTACTTCACCAAAGCTTACGGCTCCGATCGCTTCTCTCGCATCTCCTCCGCTTTAAC GCGACCTTCTCGTTACTCGTGTATTCGCGTGAACACTCTTCGGTCTAATAGTGATGATGTTATTGAGAAGTTGCGTTTGCTCGTGAAGAAATCGTCGAATGCTGATGATTGTGAAGACGGTGATGGGGCGGTGAATCCTTTGAAGTGTTTGGATTCGGATTCTGATTCTGGTCCAGTTTCCAAGTGTCGGATTCCTGGATTGGATTATGTTGTTTTTGTTTGGGGTTCTGGACCGCATTGTGTTGATTATGGTAATGTAGCTCCTAAGGAGGTTATTGTTAGTAGGAAGTGTGCTGAAGCAGTTCTTCGGGGAGCTCAG gtATATGTTCCTGGTATACTGGCGTGTAGTGCTCATGTGGAAAAAGGAGATACAATTGCTGTTTCTGTTTCTGTTGAGCAGAAGGGTTCAGACGGGAGTTGGAGTGCTGGTATGACGCGTGGTATTGTTCTTCAAGGATCTGAGGCAG ATCCATATTATCTTGAACGAAATGGGCTATATATTGGCCAAGGAACTGCAATGTTGTCAAGGGCTGGAATGTTCCGTGTTACTCAAGGACTTGGCGTGGATATGAAGGATAGAGTATATGAACTTCATTCTTTTCATA ATGTGCTCGAGGGTGAAATATTTCTTCAAAACCTGCCAAGCATTATTGCTGCTCATGCTTTAG ATCCACAAATGGGTGAGCGGATACTAGATATGTGTGCTGCTCCAGGAGGGAAAACAACTGCAATTGCAATACTTATGAAGGATAAAGGAGAGGTCATTGCAACTGATAGATCTCATAACAAG GTTCTGGATATTCATAAATTGGCAGCTGAATTGGGGTTGAGTTGCATAAAAGCATTTAAGTTAGATGCCCTTAAATCTGTGTCTCAAAGAAATGATAATGATACTTTTATTGATACATGCCATAATAATGCCACCAATGATGTGAAAAATCAAGTGCCTTCAAATTTGCAAGTAGAAAGAATCTCACCTCTTGTTACCGAAAGTTTTAAAACTGAGACTTTGGAAGAAAATG GTAAAGGTAACAAGGCACATGAAGGAGCTTATCCTAGCAAAgctgagatcagaaagagcaTGAGAAAAGCACGAAATGGACCTGGTAGAAATCAGAGTGTGGGTGGCAGGGTTGATAGTGCAAAAGGTTTTGATCCTGACAGTTTTGATAGAGTTCTTCTTGATGCTCCCTGTTCTGCCCTAGGTTTAAGGCCTCGGTTATTTGCTGGAGAG GACACAATTGAATCTTTAAGAAGCCACGCAAAATACCAGAGAAGGATGTTTGACCAGGCTGTCCAGTTGGTTCGACCTGGCGGGGTAATAGTCTATTCCAC TTGTACAATTAATCCCGGCGAGAATGAAGCATTAGTTCGATATGCTTTGGACACATACAAATACCTGTCGCTGGCACCACAG CACCCAAAAATTGGAGGGCCTGGTCTTGTTGGTAGCTGCGAGTTTCCTGATGGATATGTAGA GGAATGGTTACGACCTGGTGAGGAAAACCTTGTTCAGAGATTCGACCCATCAGCTCCCCTTGATACAATTGGATTCTTCATTGCTAAGTTTGCTGTTGGGTCTAAAGATATCTGA